From a region of the Bacteroidota bacterium genome:
- a CDS encoding FecR domain-containing protein, with amino-acid sequence MNDVLEAIIFFDDLSLEKQNALFAEIEKDPNLSRSFKRWRGLQQKVRASIGTQLPDRNLLVLQALAQEDAALLTEDEQRALSSAKKDLDNALRVHPGLSDVIDDIKNARSDFLSVWDDLANASDVRPALSFAPDRATTKPKRRSPALTRIASVFTVLALVVTASILMWRSQNLEIVRTSPGEFKVIELTDGSTVRLFGKSKISYTKHQEAFSQNREIELKGRAFFDIAPKTAPFVVQTSTALTEATGTRFSIEADRSLTRVILTAGQVAVSSRKRRGENILLAPGQMTRVPRRSAPSNPESIVDLTDMLSWTGLLVFHDTPLDEVAAHLSAHYNVTVDIDSQLLDEQWVATYDPDTLSVDEILDNLAATLGARVETSGGNTFLLRP; translated from the coding sequence ATGAACGACGTTTTAGAAGCGATAATTTTTTTCGATGACCTTTCCCTCGAAAAACAAAATGCGCTTTTTGCTGAAATAGAAAAAGACCCGAACCTGAGCCGTTCTTTTAAACGGTGGCGCGGATTGCAGCAAAAAGTGCGTGCAAGCATTGGCACCCAGCTGCCAGACAGAAATTTACTTGTACTGCAGGCTTTGGCCCAGGAAGATGCAGCATTGCTGACAGAAGATGAGCAGCGCGCACTATCCTCGGCAAAAAAAGATCTGGACAATGCACTGCGCGTGCATCCCGGACTTTCCGATGTTATAGACGACATCAAAAACGCACGTTCAGATTTCCTGAGTGTTTGGGATGACCTCGCAAACGCGTCAGATGTAAGACCCGCCTTATCTTTCGCGCCAGATCGAGCTACGACAAAGCCAAAACGCCGCAGTCCTGCCCTTACGCGCATTGCGTCGGTGTTTACCGTATTGGCCCTGGTGGTAACTGCAAGCATTCTGATGTGGCGGAGTCAAAACCTGGAAATTGTCAGAACTTCGCCAGGAGAATTCAAAGTTATAGAATTAACCGACGGTTCTACGGTGCGGCTTTTTGGAAAATCCAAGATTTCTTATACCAAACACCAGGAGGCTTTCAGCCAGAACCGCGAAATTGAGCTGAAAGGTCGCGCTTTTTTTGACATTGCCCCTAAAACAGCCCCGTTTGTTGTTCAAACATCCACGGCGTTGACAGAAGCTACCGGCACGCGGTTCAGCATTGAAGCGGACCGGTCGCTAACAAGAGTTATCCTTACAGCCGGCCAGGTGGCTGTATCCTCGCGCAAACGGCGGGGAGAGAACATCTTGCTGGCCCCCGGACAAATGACACGCGTACCACGAAGAAGCGCACCAAGTAACCCGGAATCCATCGTCGACCTTACCGACATGCTAAGCTGGACAGGCCTGCTCGTCTTCCATGACACGCCACTGGATGAAGTAGCTGCCCACCTGAGCGCTCACTATAACGTCACCGTCGACATCGATTCGCAACTCCTGGATGAACAATGGGTAGCCACCTACGACCCCGACACCCTCTCCGTGGACGAAATCCTCGACAACCTCGCCGCCACCCTCGGTGCGCGCGTTGAGACAAGTGGGGGAAACACGTTTCTACTTAGACCTTAG